A single region of the Salvia miltiorrhiza cultivar Shanhuang (shh) chromosome 8, IMPLAD_Smil_shh, whole genome shotgun sequence genome encodes:
- the LOC131000086 gene encoding dolichol kinase EVAN — protein MAPSLLRQLNGERAVVFLYVVRILLSIPLSLLPEACSLSLLSLLALGVEISADDASNPLSLFFRTRPGASSGVLLGAVTLPGLLISKLVQTLRANSLEEVGIEEFEYLKSQYWAASSSCVAVLIFLSLVCQRQGKSKTSISSLSIRNQIYSSIIVILFVGSGLVSLSAKLYGGWSPVLISLWVLGHGWAAVILIQKILETFPACASIGESLLVTAGLVIYFGDMMAYTASKITCLASSKALFIQNGINRSEISTIIQGIIFGLLLFPVFYKHILRMWEYCAGSENNTDLGIHEKRRFLVFYALLTFVLVAVVPSWMQFVHPFNMHPFLWVIDFVLSEPLKRLTLCVYWLVIISVSVRRFYSISKNSKTERILLRKYYHLMAVAIFVPALIFQPKFLDLSFGAALAVFLLLEIIRIWKIWPLGHLVHQFMNAFTDHRDSDLLVVSHFSLLLGCAIPIWLSSGFTDRPLAPFAGILSLGIGDTMASMVGHKYGVLRWSKTGKKTIEGTAAGITSVLAACFVLLPLLAATGYIFTMHWFSLIVAVTTSGLLEAYTAQLDNAFIPLVFYSMLCL, from the exons ATGGCGCCGTCGCTGTTGCGGCAGCTCAACGGCGAGAGGGCGGTGGTGTTTCTATATGTTGTTCGAATTCTTCTCTCCATTCCTCTTAGTCTCCTGCCGGAAGCCTGTTcgctctctctcctctccctccTCGCTCTTGGCGTTGAGATCTCCGCGGACGACGCCTCCAATCCGCTTTCTCTTTTCTTTAGAACCAG GCCTGGAGCTTCTTCTGGAGTTCTGTTGGGTGCAGTCACCCTGCCTGGTCTCCTGATCTCCAAGTTGGTACAAACTTTGAGAGCAAATTCATTAGAGGAAGTTGGAATTGAAG AGTTTGAGTATCTGAAGTCACAGTATTGGGCTGCATCATCCAGTTGTGTCGCTGTATTAATTTTCCTTTCCCTCGTCTGTCAGCGTCAGGGAAAGAGCAAGACTTCCATCTCCTCTCTCTCCATCAGGAACCAAATATATAGTTCCATTATTGTAATATTGTTTGTTGGATCAGGCTTGGTATCCTTATCTGCGAAATTATATGGTG GCTGGTCTCCAGTCTTGATATCGTTATGGGTGCTTGGCCATGGATGGGCAGCGGTCATACTAATTCAAAAGATCCTTGAAACATTTCCAGCATGCGCTTCTATAG GAGAATCTCTTCTAGTGACTGCTGGACTTGTAATCTATTTTGGAGACATGATGGCATATACTGCTTCAAAA ATTACTTGTTTGGCGTCATCCAAGGCACTATTCATTCAAAATGGTATCAACAGAAGTGAGATAAGCACCATTATTCAG GGAATAATTTTTGGCCTCCTTCTTTTTCCCGTGTTCTATAAACATATTCTTCGAATGTGGGAATACTGTGCCGGCTCGGAGAACAACACAGACTTGGGAATCCATGAGAAGAGAAGATTTCTTGTTTTTTATGCTTTACTCACTTTTGTGTTGGTAGCGGTAGTTCCGTCATGGATGCAATTTGTGCACCCTTTCAACATGCACCCATTTTTATG GGTCATTGATTTTGTTTTATCTGAACCGCTTAAGAGACTTACTCTATGTGTCTATTGGCTGGTCATCATATCTGTGTCTGTTAGACGGTTTTACAGCATATCAAAGAACAGTAAAACCGAGAGAATACTTCTTCGAAAATATTATCATCTGATGGCTGTTGCAATTTTTGTTCCTGCCCTTATATTCCAG CCAAAGTTTCTTGATCTTTCTTTCGGTGCAGCTTTGGCAGTTTTTCTCTTGTTGGAAATTATTCGA ATATGGAAAATTTGGCCATTAGGTCATCTAGTCCATCAATTCATGAATGCTTTTACAGATCATCGTGATTCTGATCTTCTTGTCGTCAG CCACTTCTCACTGTTGTTGGGATGCGCAATTCCTATATGGTTGTCTTCTGGTTTTACTGATAGACCACTTGCACCATTTGCTGGAATACTGAGTCTTGGCATTGGAGATACAATG GCATCAATGGTAGGACACAAGTATGGAGTCCTTCGCTGGAGCAAGACTGGAA AGAAAACAATTGAAGGCACTGCTGCTGGCATTACTTCTGTTCTTGCTGCTTGCTTTGTTCTACTCCCTCTTTTAGCAGCAACTGGTTACATTTTCACTATG CACTGGTTTTCTTTGATTGTAGCAGTGACCACCAGCGGTCTGTTGGAGGCCTACACGGCACAGCTGGATAACGCCTTCATACCTTTGGTTTTCTATAGCATGCTGTGTTTATAA